Proteins found in one Drosophila innubila isolate TH190305 chromosome X, UK_Dinn_1.0, whole genome shotgun sequence genomic segment:
- the LOC117785819 gene encoding uncharacterized protein LOC117785819, which produces MGIGYIRTLQSTITLVPSQNRNWNRSRSQSRCHGLRHVLLATQAPCNVFSMQFSGQLLAYGCLSLAAGLHFSLPSLDPSMERLANATVHVATRYIATRINTLVIRRDCRDCNDAQLQQQRQFVGQMLQQLAPQLTLLLYSGAPHESVRDYTLFVVHEAHALDHMYLNYTNTLNEREFYFLVVLLSRQPEPELRRSVSRVCYVALLNRVINVVVLAQRYDGEIALYAYRLFNKDCTPGINAYRSNRFLSNGNLFHDELFPLRFNNLNNCAINVTGHQLPPHFMYQPADGAPLPEDGAFIDVQALRGIDGELLRLLATALRFRVRLMIPEEKSEIFSDDTMNGCFAQLATGKADLAIGGFSGSDPRRVQFTTSVVYHQSYFIFVVRKERYFGPFGQLMRPFRGKVWFCLLLSFLVALICARCLGQRMRLKHPLENLLASTIGNAVPVHRLPHSGFLRHMMANWLLLTLVLRCAYQAKLFDVLRTNPQKGLPHGLNGLLLQNYTLISTGYHDFYPPQLTRVINGNFSQRYEIVQEAPPGAKLATISLLNNLAHWNVRHRNRSRLTYVREPIYLYQLVIYFPHNSIFKFTFDRKIAQLLSSGVLSHIERRYLQVAYADLGDNLQLVPRITNRMLKGVYRCLAFLMGVSTCLFLLERLTLRCHILRRLLNWLQ; this is translated from the exons ATGGGAATTGGGTATATTAGAACTCTACAAT CGACAATTACATTAGTGCCAAGTCAGAATCGGAATTGGAATCGAAGTCGGAGCCAGAGTCGGTGTCATGGCCTGCGGCATGTCCTGCTTGCCACTCAAGCACCGTGCAACGTGTTTTCCATGCAGTTCAGTGGCCAGCTGTTGGCATACGGCTGCCTCAGCCTTGCAGCGGGACTACACTTCAGCTTGCCAAGTCTCGATCCGAGCATGGAGCGTCTGGCGAATGCCACAGTTCATGTGGCAACTCGATACATTGCCACACGCATCAACACACTCGTCATTCGCCGCGATTGCCGGGATTGCAACGATGCCCAGcttcagcagcagcgacagttCGTTGGTCAGATGTTGCAACAGTTGGCGCCGCAACTGACGCTGCTTCTCTACAGTGGCGCCCCACACGAGTCCGTCAGGGACTACACGCTCTTTGTGGTGCACGAGGCACATGCTCTCGA CCATATGTACCTGAACTATACGAACACGCTGAATGAGCGGGAATTCTACTTTTTGGTAGTGTTGTTGTCCCGTCAGCCGGAACCAGAGTTACGGCGCTCGGTGAGTAGAGTCTGCTATGTGGCTCTGCTGAATCGTGTTATCAATGTGGTGGTGTTGGCTCAGAGATACGATGGAGAGATTGCCCTGTATGCCTATCGGCTCTTCAACAAGGACTGCACTCCGGGCATCAATGCGTATCGAAGTAATCGGTTTCTTTCCAATGGAAATCTTTTTCACGACGAGCTTTTTCCGCTGCGGTTCAACAATCTCAATAACTGTGCCATCAATGTGACCGGTCACCAGTTGCCGCCGCATTTCATGTATCAGCCGGCAGATGGCGCCCCATTGCCCGAAGATGGCGCGTTTATCGATGTCCAGGCACTGCGTGGTATCGATGGAGAGCTTCTGCGGCTTTTGGCGACGGCCTTGAGATTTCGGGTGCGCCTCATGATTCCCGAGGAGAAGAGCGAGATATTTAGCGACGATACCATGAACGGCTGCTTTGCCCAG CTTGCCACCGGTAAGGCGGACCTTGCAATTGGAGGTTTCAGTGGCTCGGATCCGCGTCGGGTGCAATTCACCACATCGGTGGTTTACCACCAGAGTTACTTCATATTTGTGGTGCGCAAAGAGCGTTACTTTGGACCCTTTGGCCAGTTGATGCGTCCATTTCGAGGCAAGGTGTGGTTCTGCCTTTTGTTGAGCTTCCTGGTCGCTTTGATCTGTGCCCGTTGTCTGGGGCAACGCATGAGATTGAAGCATCCGCTGGAGAATCTCTTGGCGTCGACGATTGGCAATGCGGTGCCAGTGCATCGCTTGCCCCACAGCGGATTCCTGCGTCACATGATGGCCAATTGGTTGCTGCTCACGCTGGTGCTGCGTTGCGCCTACCAAGCGAAGCTCTTCGATGTGTTGAGGACAAATCCTCAGAAGGGTTTGCCCCATGGACTGAACGGATTGTTGCTGCAGAATTATACACTGATCAGTACAGGGTATCATGATTTCTATCCGCCTCAGTTGACACGCGTTATCAACGGCAATTTCTCGCAACGCTATGAGATCGTACAGGAGGCGCCACCAGGTGCCAAACTTGCCACAATTTCGCTGCTCAACAACTTGGCGCATTGGAATGTGCGACATCGGAACAGAAGTCGCTTAACTTATGTCCGGGAACCAATTTATCTATATCAGCTCGTCATCTATTTTCCCCACAATTCTATCTTCAAGTTCACCTTTGATAGGAAGATCGCCCAGTTGCTCAGTTCCGGCGTGTTGAGTCACATTGAGCGGCGGTACCTCCAAGTGGCATATGCCGATCTAGGCGACAATCTTCAGTTGGTGCCACGCATTACGAATCGTATGCTAAAAGGCGTATATCGCTGTCTCGCTTTTCTCATGGGCGTGTCAACTTGTCTCTTTCTACTCGAACGT